In Syntrophales bacterium, the following are encoded in one genomic region:
- the pgsA gene encoding CDP-diacylglycerol--glycerol-3-phosphate 3-phosphatidyltransferase, translating into MLIDVLKQWFDRLPLSPAERKIFNLPNTLTMLRIAVVPVLFFLLLSPGETWSLVIAGLFVIASFTDMLDGWVARRYGIVTTMGKFLDPIADKLVVNTAMILMIPIGRIPAWVAAIIVIRDFVVDGVRSISSADGIVIAASPLGKQKTVCQAFAVTALIIHYPFLGADAHLVGTVLIYLALVLTVWSGLEYLLKFYRSAIRKDVESE; encoded by the coding sequence ATGCTGATCGACGTCCTCAAGCAATGGTTCGACCGACTGCCTCTCTCCCCGGCGGAGCGGAAGATCTTCAACCTTCCGAACACGCTGACGATGCTTCGCATCGCCGTGGTTCCGGTCCTCTTCTTCCTCCTGCTGTCGCCCGGGGAGACGTGGAGTCTCGTCATTGCCGGGCTCTTCGTCATCGCCTCCTTCACGGACATGCTCGACGGCTGGGTTGCCCGCCGGTACGGGATTGTCACCACCATGGGGAAGTTTCTGGATCCCATCGCCGACAAGCTCGTGGTGAACACGGCGATGATCCTGATGATCCCCATCGGCCGCATTCCCGCCTGGGTGGCGGCGATCATCGTGATCCGCGACTTTGTCGTCGACGGGGTCCGCTCCATCTCTTCGGCCGACGGGATCGTGATCGCGGCCAGCCCCCTGGGAAAGCAGAAGACCGTCTGCCAGGCCTTCGCCGTGACGGCCCTCATCATCCATTATCCCTTCCTGGGGGCGGACGCGCACCTGGTCGGGACGGTCCTGATCTACCTGGCCCTGGTCCTGACCGTCTGGTCCGGCCTCGAGTACCTGCTGAAATTCTACCGATCGGCCATCAGAAAGGACGTGGAGAGCGAATGA
- the dapB gene encoding 4-hydroxy-tetrahydrodipicolinate reductase codes for MVKAVVTGAGGKMGGRIINMIQAAEGIELSGAVERKDHPWQGRDIGECLGLAIRGIRVGDDLAAALAGADVVIDFTHHEASLRHLEIARDLGKAIVIGTTGIPAASMDRVREIAKDVRCVLAPNMSVGVNVLFKVLDLVAGILGDDYDVEIVESHHNLKKDAPSGTAMKMAQVIAARLGRDLDQVGVYERKGLIGERTKKEIGIQTLRGGDIVGEHTVMFVTGGERLELIHRAHSRDNFARGAVRAAKWIIDRPKGLYDMQDVLGLRS; via the coding sequence ATGGTGAAAGCCGTCGTCACCGGCGCAGGCGGAAAGATGGGGGGCCGGATCATCAACATGATCCAGGCCGCGGAAGGGATTGAACTGTCCGGCGCCGTGGAGCGGAAGGACCATCCCTGGCAGGGCCGGGACATCGGCGAGTGCCTGGGCCTGGCGATCCGGGGGATCCGGGTCGGCGACGACCTGGCCGCCGCCCTGGCCGGCGCGGACGTGGTCATCGACTTCACCCACCACGAAGCGTCGCTCCGTCACCTGGAGATCGCCCGGGATCTGGGGAAAGCCATCGTGATCGGCACGACGGGGATTCCCGCCGCCTCGATGGACAGGGTCCGGGAAATCGCGAAAGACGTCCGTTGTGTCCTGGCGCCGAACATGAGCGTCGGAGTGAACGTCCTCTTCAAGGTCCTGGACCTCGTGGCGGGGATCCTCGGGGACGACTACGACGTGGAAATCGTCGAGTCCCACCACAACCTGAAGAAGGACGCCCCCAGCGGGACGGCCATGAAGATGGCCCAGGTCATCGCCGCCCGGCTGGGCCGCGACCTGGACCAGGTGGGGGTCTACGAGCGGAAGGGGCTGATCGGGGAGCGGACGAAAAAGGAAATCGGCATCCAGACCCTCCGGGGCGGAGACATCGTCGGGGAGCACACAGTGATGTTCGTCACCGGCGGCGAGAGGCTGGAGCTGATTCACCGCGCCCACAGCCGCGACAACTTTGCCCGAGGCGCTGTCCGCGCGGCCAAGTGGATCATCGACCGGCCCAAGGGCCTCTACGACATGCAGGACGTGCTGGGGCTGCGATCCTGA
- a CDS encoding nitronate monooxygenase: MLRTRITELFGIELPIIQAGMIWVSGWRLAAASTQAGALGLIGAGSMTPDLLREHLRKMHEACPERPWGVNLPIFFQHAEEMARILVTEKVRVVFTSGGSPKKFTPRFKDAGMKVVHVTATPELAVKCEEAGVDAVVVEGFEAGGHNGRDELTTMVLVPQAAAAVRIPVIAAGGIYDGRGMAAALALGAEGVQIGTRLAATVESSAHENFKRAMVDSSPTGTFLVLKKLIPARVIVNEWTRRVLDAEARGAGEQELLDLIGEKRTKLGMFDGDLSEGELQIGQAVGAVREILPAGDVIRWIARGCEETLARLSSLK, from the coding sequence ATGCTCAGGACGCGCATCACGGAATTGTTCGGCATCGAGCTTCCCATCATCCAGGCGGGCATGATCTGGGTCAGCGGCTGGAGGCTGGCGGCGGCCTCCACCCAAGCGGGCGCCTTGGGCCTCATCGGCGCCGGCTCCATGACCCCGGACCTGCTCCGGGAGCATCTCCGCAAAATGCACGAGGCCTGCCCGGAGAGGCCCTGGGGTGTGAACCTGCCCATCTTCTTCCAGCATGCCGAGGAGATGGCCCGGATCCTGGTTACGGAGAAGGTCCGCGTTGTCTTCACCTCCGGCGGCAGCCCGAAGAAATTCACGCCCCGCTTCAAGGACGCCGGGATGAAGGTCGTTCATGTCACCGCCACGCCGGAGCTGGCGGTCAAGTGCGAGGAGGCGGGAGTCGACGCGGTGGTGGTGGAGGGGTTCGAGGCGGGGGGACACAACGGACGGGACGAGCTGACCACGATGGTCCTGGTGCCGCAGGCCGCCGCGGCCGTCCGGATACCCGTCATCGCCGCCGGAGGCATCTACGACGGCCGGGGCATGGCGGCGGCGCTGGCCCTGGGGGCCGAGGGCGTGCAGATCGGGACCCGCCTGGCCGCCACGGTCGAGTCGAGCGCCCACGAGAACTTCAAGCGGGCCATGGTGGACTCCTCCCCCACGGGCACGTTTCTCGTTCTCAAGAAGCTCATCCCCGCCCGGGTCATCGTGAACGAGTGGACCCGGCGGGTCCTCGACGCGGAGGCCCGCGGCGCCGGAGAGCAGGAGCTGCTCGATCTCATCGGGGAGAAGCGGACGAAGCTGGGGATGTTCGACGGGGATCTATCCGAAGGAGAACTACAGATCGGCCAGGCCGTCGGCGCCGTCCGGGAGATCCTTCCCGCCGGGGACGTCATCCGGTGGATCGCCCGCGGCTGCGAGGAGACGCTGGCGCGGCTGTCCTCTCTCAAATAG
- a CDS encoding YHS domain-containing protein — protein sequence MFGLIRLAIILLILYLLYRLFRWIFLPGGKVVKPLPREDSGSPREDLVEDPVCHTYLPASQARKARFDEQDLYFCSEECLEKYRRELEGEQEE from the coding sequence ATGTTCGGACTGATACGGCTGGCGATCATTCTCCTGATCCTGTACCTTCTCTACCGGCTGTTCCGCTGGATTTTCCTGCCCGGGGGGAAGGTTGTAAAGCCGCTGCCCCGTGAAGACAGCGGATCGCCGCGGGAGGACCTGGTGGAGGATCCCGTCTGCCACACCTACCTGCCGGCGAGCCAGGCGCGGAAGGCCCGGTTCGACGAACAGGATCTGTATTTCTGCAGCGAGGAGTGCCTCGAAAAATACCGCAGGGAACTCGAAGGAGAGCAAGAGGAATGA
- the dapA gene encoding 4-hydroxy-tetrahydrodipicolinate synthase: MFKGAIVAIVTPFRDGKVDEEAYRKLIEFQIANGTDGIVPCGTTGESSTLSHAEHDRVIDICVDAVKKRVPVIAGTGSNSTEEAIRMTRHAYEVGADGALMVCPYYNRPTQEGLYQHYKAVAEAVPIPIIVYNIPSRTGVNLTPDTLARLAKIPNIVGVKEASGLIKQMSDIIGLCGKDFTVLSGDDGFTLPLMAVGGQGIISVISNVAPADMAGLVDAFFAGDLKKAQELHHKMAPLIDALFIETNPTPAKAALAMMGMISDEVRLPLWKLSDGSREKLRKVMQNYGLIK; encoded by the coding sequence ATGTTCAAGGGAGCAATCGTCGCCATTGTGACCCCCTTCCGGGACGGGAAGGTGGATGAGGAGGCGTACCGGAAGCTCATCGAGTTCCAGATCGCCAACGGCACGGACGGCATCGTGCCCTGCGGGACCACGGGGGAATCGTCCACCCTGTCCCACGCGGAGCACGACCGGGTCATCGACATCTGCGTGGACGCGGTGAAGAAGCGCGTTCCCGTCATCGCCGGCACGGGGTCCAACAGCACCGAGGAGGCGATCCGGATGACGCGCCATGCCTACGAAGTGGGCGCCGACGGGGCCCTGATGGTCTGCCCCTACTACAACCGGCCGACCCAGGAGGGCCTGTACCAGCACTACAAGGCGGTGGCGGAGGCCGTTCCGATCCCCATCATCGTCTACAACATCCCCAGCCGCACCGGCGTCAACCTGACCCCGGACACGCTGGCCCGCCTGGCGAAGATCCCCAACATCGTGGGCGTCAAGGAGGCCTCGGGGCTGATCAAGCAGATGAGCGACATCATTGGCCTGTGCGGAAAGGACTTCACGGTCCTCTCCGGGGACGACGGGTTTACCCTGCCGCTCATGGCAGTGGGTGGACAGGGGATCATTTCGGTCATTTCGAATGTCGCCCCGGCGGACATGGCGGGCCTGGTGGACGCATTCTTCGCGGGCGATCTCAAGAAGGCGCAGGAGCTGCATCATAAGATGGCGCCGCTCATCGACGCCCTCTTCATCGAGACGAACCCGACGCCCGCCAAGGCGGCCCTCGCCATGATGGGCATGATCTCCGATGAAGTCCGGCTGCCCCTCTGGAAGCTCTCCGACGGCAGCCGCGAGAAGCTCCGGAAGGTCATGCAGAACTACGGGCTCATCAAGTAA
- a CDS encoding alpha/beta fold hydrolase: protein MNTPGGKSYEALDRPEILRVLFYPRPEWGYPDRGAFEPVLIPVGGDVVVGGRFHPSRKEGPNLLFFHGNGEIVADYDDMAPLFTRRGMNLLAVDYRGYGRSTGTPSLASMMADSHAVLTFARDWLEKNGHTGPLVVMGRSLGSASALELASGHPDEIDGLIIESGFAWIGPLLALMGFRLEFFGLSEEDGPENLRKIGTFKRPTLVIHAEFDHIIAHREGQALYDASPAAVKRMLTIEGANHNDIFYQGLDRYLDAVEWLANEAAAARNK, encoded by the coding sequence ATGAACACGCCCGGAGGGAAATCGTACGAGGCCCTGGACCGCCCGGAGATCCTGCGCGTCCTGTTCTACCCGCGCCCGGAGTGGGGATATCCCGACCGGGGCGCCTTCGAGCCCGTTCTCATTCCCGTGGGAGGGGACGTGGTTGTGGGGGGCCGGTTTCACCCGAGCCGGAAAGAGGGGCCAAATCTCCTCTTCTTCCACGGCAACGGCGAGATCGTGGCGGATTACGACGACATGGCGCCCCTGTTCACCCGGAGGGGCATGAACCTGCTCGCCGTGGACTATCGGGGATACGGCCGCTCCACCGGAACCCCGTCGCTGGCGTCGATGATGGCGGACAGCCATGCGGTCCTGACGTTTGCCCGGGACTGGCTGGAGAAGAACGGCCACACGGGGCCCCTCGTCGTCATGGGACGCTCCCTCGGCAGCGCCTCCGCCCTGGAGCTGGCCTCCGGCCACCCCGACGAAATCGATGGCCTCATCATCGAGAGCGGCTTTGCCTGGATCGGGCCGCTTCTGGCCCTCATGGGATTCCGCCTGGAGTTTTTCGGGCTCTCGGAGGAAGACGGACCGGAGAATCTCAGGAAGATCGGGACGTTCAAGAGGCCTACCCTGGTGATCCACGCCGAGTTCGACCACATCATCGCCCACCGGGAGGGGCAGGCCCTCTATGACGCCTCCCCGGCGGCGGTCAAGCGGATGCTTACCATCGAAGGGGCCAACCACAACGACATCTTCTACCAGGGCCTGGACCGTTATCTCGACGCCGTCGAGTGGCTGGCAAACGAGGCGGCGGCCGCCCGGAACAAATAG
- the folK gene encoding 2-amino-4-hydroxy-6-hydroxymethyldihydropteridine diphosphokinase — translation MQGEEQAVSGVLCFIGIGSNLDDPLERCREALRRLAETDGVGSIRPAPFFKSEPAGLSDQPWFVNTAAEMRTVLPPRELLGRLKEIEAAMGRVPGPRWGPRRIDLDILLYGQEVVKEGDLVIPHPEMHRRRFVLVPLHEIAPWAIHPAFGVSVAGLMARLEDPLRVLPLEE, via the coding sequence ATGCAGGGGGAGGAACAGGCCGTTTCCGGCGTCCTGTGCTTCATCGGGATCGGGTCCAACCTGGACGATCCCCTGGAGCGCTGCCGGGAGGCCCTCCGCCGCCTGGCGGAGACGGACGGCGTAGGATCCATTCGTCCGGCGCCGTTCTTCAAGTCGGAGCCGGCGGGGCTGTCGGACCAGCCCTGGTTCGTGAACACCGCGGCGGAGATGCGCACCGTCCTGCCGCCGAGGGAGCTCCTGGGCAGGCTGAAGGAGATCGAGGCGGCCATGGGGCGGGTTCCGGGTCCCCGCTGGGGGCCCCGCAGGATCGACCTAGACATCCTCCTCTACGGCCAGGAGGTGGTCAAAGAGGGGGACCTCGTCATCCCCCACCCGGAGATGCACCGGCGTCGGTTCGTCCTGGTGCCGCTCCACGAGATCGCCCCCTGGGCGATCCATCCCGCCTTCGGTGTTTCCGTGGCGGGGCTCATGGCAAGACTGGAAGACCCGCTCCGGGTCCTTCCACTGGAGGAGTGA
- the argH gene encoding argininosuccinate lyase, which translates to MARKEKPWGGRFKGGTDREVEAFTASIAFDRRLYRHDIEGSIAHARMLARQGILTAREEKAVVAGLKGIRKDFDRGALTFADADEDVHMAVEKELIRRIGDAGAKLHTGRSRNDQVALDLRLYLREEIGHILEGIGGLKEALADLAGREIDTVLPGYTHLQRAQPILLSHYLLAYREMLDRDESRFRECRVRVNVMPLGAGALAGTGIPIDRRVTAELLGFPEMTRNSLDAVSDRDFAAEFLFDCALLMMHLSRFCEDLILWSTEEFRFIEISDAFTTGSSLMPQKKNPDVAELVRGKTGRIYGHLVALLTVLKGLPMTYNRDLQEDKEPVFDAVDTVRASLSIFTRMLGQVTFLRDRMEEAAAGGFSTATDVAEYLVKAGVPFREAHGIAGRIVAFCLEQGKTLEALTLEEYRAFHKDFREDIHEAVTVRRSVGARDIPGGTSGKAVRQRLREIGRRRARTKR; encoded by the coding sequence ATGGCGCGAAAGGAAAAGCCCTGGGGAGGGCGCTTCAAGGGAGGGACGGACCGGGAGGTGGAGGCATTCACGGCCTCCATCGCCTTCGACCGCCGCCTTTACCGCCACGACATCGAGGGCAGCATTGCCCATGCCCGCATGCTGGCCCGGCAGGGCATCCTGACCGCCCGGGAGGAGAAGGCCGTCGTCGCGGGCCTGAAGGGAATCCGGAAGGACTTCGATCGGGGGGCTCTGACCTTCGCCGACGCCGACGAAGACGTCCACATGGCCGTGGAGAAGGAACTGATCCGGCGCATCGGGGACGCCGGGGCGAAGCTCCACACAGGGCGGAGCCGCAACGACCAGGTGGCCCTGGATCTCCGCCTCTACCTGAGGGAGGAGATCGGCCACATCCTGGAGGGCATCGGGGGACTCAAGGAAGCCCTGGCGGACCTGGCCGGGAGGGAGATCGACACGGTCCTGCCGGGTTACACCCATCTGCAGCGGGCCCAGCCGATCCTGCTGTCGCATTACCTCCTGGCCTACCGGGAGATGCTGGACCGGGACGAGAGCCGATTCCGGGAGTGCCGGGTCCGGGTCAACGTGATGCCCCTCGGGGCGGGCGCCCTGGCCGGGACGGGGATCCCCATCGACCGGCGCGTCACGGCGGAGCTCCTGGGATTCCCGGAGATGACCCGCAACAGCCTGGACGCCGTTTCGGACCGGGACTTCGCGGCGGAGTTTCTCTTTGACTGTGCCCTGCTCATGATGCACCTGAGCCGGTTCTGCGAGGACCTGATCCTGTGGTCCACGGAGGAGTTCCGGTTCATCGAGATCTCCGACGCCTTCACCACCGGCAGCAGCCTGATGCCCCAGAAGAAGAACCCCGACGTGGCGGAGCTTGTCCGGGGAAAGACGGGCCGGATCTACGGCCACCTGGTGGCCCTCCTGACCGTGCTCAAGGGGCTGCCGATGACCTACAACCGGGACCTCCAGGAGGACAAGGAGCCGGTGTTCGACGCGGTGGACACCGTCCGGGCGAGCCTGTCGATATTCACCCGGATGCTGGGGCAGGTCACCTTCCTGCGGGACAGGATGGAGGAGGCCGCGGCGGGTGGATTCTCTACGGCCACAGACGTGGCGGAGTACCTCGTCAAGGCGGGGGTTCCCTTTCGGGAGGCTCATGGAATCGCCGGCCGGATCGTTGCCTTCTGCCTGGAGCAGGGCAAGACCCTGGAGGCGCTGACGCTGGAGGAGTACCGGGCCTTTCACAAGGACTTCCGGGAGGACATCCACGAGGCGGTCACGGTTCGCCGTTCCGTCGGCGCCCGGGACATCCCCGGCGGGACTTCCGGAAAAGCTGTCCGGCAGAGGCTCCGGGAGATCGGGAGGCGGCGTGCGCGGACGAAGCGTTGA
- a CDS encoding MoaD/ThiS family protein, which produces MKVELNLYASLARYLPRDPGAPGDRIREVSEGTTILAILQDLQVPLDKVKLIFLNGLRARSDEILHEGDRVGIFPPVAGG; this is translated from the coding sequence ATGAAAGTCGAACTGAACCTGTACGCCTCTCTGGCCCGCTACCTCCCCCGCGACCCGGGGGCACCGGGGGACAGGATCCGCGAAGTGAGCGAGGGAACGACCATCCTCGCGATCCTCCAGGATCTCCAGGTCCCCCTGGACAAAGTCAAGCTCATCTTTCTGAACGGCCTTCGCGCCCGGAGCGACGAGATCCTGCACGAGGGGGACCGGGTCGGCATTTTCCCGCCGGTGGCGGGAGGCTGA
- a CDS encoding aldehyde ferredoxin oxidoreductase C-terminal domain-containing protein yields MDKLLRINMSVEGGPKVSVEGMGDYAGLAGRALTSAVVSREVPPLAHPLGEDNKLVIAPGMLSGTLAAMSGRISVGCKSPLTGGIKEANAGGQGSQVLARLGYAAIILEGKPRDGDLYRVFINKDGVTIVPDNSLKGLGNYDLVDRMKKEYGDKIACISIGQAGEMKMSAASVAFTDMELRPTRHAGRGGVGAVMGAKGVKVIVLDDTGMTARTPKDPEKFRAANRVFVEGLRKHAVTGEGLPTFGTNVLANVINEAGGYPTHNFLWGRFAGVSRISGETEAETEVARGGIATHGCHRGCTIQCSGIYMDKDGHYLTKQPEYETVWAHGANCGIDNLDAIAMLDRLDDDFGLDTIEMGATIGVAMEAGLARFGDAEAAIRLIREVGKGTPLGRILGNGAAVTGKVFGVERVPVVKGQALPAYDPRAIQGMGVTYATSTMGADHTAGYAVTANVLQVGGSVDPLKAEGQIELSRNLQIATAAIDATGMCLFIAFAVLDQPQTFQALLDLLNSFYGLELTGDDVTALGKKILTMERDFNQRAGFTSRQDRLPEFFKKELLPPHNAVFLVSDEDLDKVFNW; encoded by the coding sequence ATGGACAAGCTGCTCCGGATCAATATGAGTGTCGAAGGGGGTCCCAAAGTAAGTGTGGAAGGGATGGGGGATTACGCGGGACTGGCGGGCAGGGCATTGACGTCCGCCGTCGTCTCCCGGGAAGTACCACCCCTGGCCCATCCCTTGGGTGAAGACAACAAACTGGTCATCGCTCCGGGAATGTTGAGCGGCACCCTCGCGGCCATGTCCGGCCGCATCTCCGTAGGCTGCAAGAGCCCTCTCACCGGGGGGATCAAGGAGGCCAACGCAGGCGGCCAGGGTTCCCAGGTGCTGGCCCGGCTCGGCTATGCCGCGATCATCCTGGAGGGAAAGCCCCGGGATGGCGATCTCTACAGGGTATTCATCAACAAGGACGGCGTCACCATCGTTCCGGACAACAGCCTGAAGGGGCTCGGGAACTACGACCTGGTCGACAGGATGAAAAAGGAGTACGGGGACAAAATCGCCTGCATTTCCATCGGCCAGGCCGGGGAGATGAAGATGTCCGCCGCGTCCGTGGCCTTTACGGACATGGAGCTCCGGCCCACCCGCCACGCCGGGCGCGGCGGGGTCGGGGCGGTCATGGGCGCCAAGGGGGTGAAGGTCATCGTCCTGGACGATACCGGCATGACGGCCCGCACCCCGAAAGATCCGGAAAAATTCAGGGCCGCCAACAGGGTCTTCGTGGAGGGTCTCCGGAAGCACGCGGTCACCGGGGAGGGCCTTCCCACCTTCGGCACCAACGTGCTCGCGAACGTCATCAACGAGGCGGGCGGATATCCTACCCACAATTTCCTCTGGGGACGTTTTGCCGGCGTGTCCCGGATCAGCGGGGAAACGGAGGCCGAGACGGAAGTCGCCCGTGGCGGCATTGCAACCCATGGCTGCCATCGGGGCTGTACGATCCAGTGCTCCGGCATTTACATGGACAAGGACGGCCACTACCTGACGAAGCAGCCGGAATACGAGACGGTCTGGGCCCACGGGGCGAACTGCGGGATCGACAATCTGGATGCGATTGCCATGCTGGACCGCCTGGACGACGATTTCGGCCTGGACACGATCGAGATGGGCGCAACCATCGGGGTGGCCATGGAGGCGGGGCTGGCCCGGTTCGGCGACGCGGAGGCGGCCATCCGCCTCATCCGGGAAGTCGGCAAGGGAACGCCCCTGGGACGCATCCTGGGAAACGGCGCCGCCGTGACGGGCAAGGTGTTCGGCGTGGAGAGGGTTCCCGTCGTCAAGGGACAGGCCCTGCCGGCCTACGATCCCCGGGCCATCCAGGGCATGGGAGTCACCTACGCCACATCGACCATGGGGGCGGACCACACGGCGGGCTACGCGGTCACCGCGAACGTCCTTCAGGTGGGGGGATCCGTGGATCCGCTGAAGGCGGAGGGGCAGATCGAGCTGTCCCGAAATCTCCAGATCGCCACAGCGGCCATCGACGCAACGGGGATGTGCCTCTTCATCGCCTTTGCGGTCCTGGATCAGCCCCAGACCTTCCAGGCCCTGCTGGATCTGCTCAATTCGTTTTACGGACTGGAGCTGACCGGCGACGACGTGACCGCGCTGGGGAAAAAGATCCTGACGATGGAGCGGGACTTCAATCAGCGGGCCGGATTTACCAGCAGGCAGGATCGGTTGCCTGAGTTCTTCAAAAAAGAGCTCCTCCCGCCCCACAATGCTGTGTTTCTGGTCTCCGATGAAGATCTGGACAAGGTTTTCAACTGGTAG
- the fsa gene encoding fructose-6-phosphate aldolase, which produces MKFFIDTANIQEIREGLSLGMVDGVTTNPSLVAKEKRKFQDVVKEILEIVDGPVSLEVVSLDAPGMIKEGRKLAKLGKNVVIKVPMTTEGLKATKIFAGEGIDVNQTLIFSPLQALMAAKAGAAYVSPFVGRLDDVSTRGMELVEQILTIYGNYGYETEIIVASVRHPMHVLEAALMGADIATIPFKVIAQLARHPLTDRGIDAFLEDWKKVPGK; this is translated from the coding sequence ATGAAATTTTTCATCGATACGGCGAACATTCAGGAGATCCGGGAAGGGCTCAGCCTCGGAATGGTGGACGGGGTCACCACGAACCCGAGCCTGGTGGCGAAGGAGAAGCGGAAGTTCCAGGATGTCGTCAAGGAGATCCTGGAGATCGTCGACGGCCCCGTCAGCCTTGAGGTGGTAAGCCTGGACGCGCCGGGCATGATCAAGGAAGGCCGGAAACTGGCGAAGCTGGGCAAGAACGTCGTCATCAAGGTTCCCATGACGACGGAGGGACTGAAGGCGACGAAGATCTTCGCCGGCGAGGGGATCGACGTCAACCAGACGCTCATCTTCTCCCCGCTGCAGGCCCTGATGGCGGCCAAAGCCGGTGCCGCCTACGTGAGCCCCTTCGTCGGCCGCCTGGACGACGTCTCCACCCGGGGCATGGAGCTGGTGGAGCAGATCCTCACGATCTACGGCAATTACGGATACGAGACGGAGATCATCGTGGCCAGCGTCCGCCACCCCATGCACGTGCTGGAGGCGGCCCTGATGGGTGCGGACATCGCGACGATCCCCTTCAAGGTCATCGCCCAGCTGGCACGCCATCCCCTGACGGACCGCGGGATTGACGCCTTCCTGGAAGACTGGAAGAAAGTTCCCGGGAAGTAA
- the lysA gene encoding diaminopimelate decarboxylase: MNDFHYRNNELWCEDVPLKAVARKAGTPTYVYSRSTLERHFNVFDRSFEKIDHLVCFSVKSNSNTAILRIFAREGGGVDIVSGGELYRALQAGVDPRKIVYSGVGKRVDEIEFALEAGILLFNVESLQELEVIDACAARMGKKAPIALRVNPDVDPQTHPYISTGLKENKFGINVERSLQAYRQARSLPSVEIQGVSCHIGSQLTKISPFVDALKRLKRLVSLLRKEGIRIRYLDLGGGLGITYREEEPPHPSEYARAVMKAAKDLDVTFIFEPGRVIVGNAGILLTKVLYTKTNEDKRFIVVDAGMNDLIRPSLYSSYHGIQPVLKSHRETVTADVVGPICESGDYLAKGRELPLFERNELMAVMSAGAYGFTMSSNYNSRPRAAEVLVDGSRFSVIRRRETYRDLVRGERMPEFLTD, translated from the coding sequence ATGAACGATTTCCACTACCGGAACAACGAGCTGTGGTGCGAGGACGTCCCCCTGAAGGCCGTCGCGCGGAAGGCGGGAACGCCGACGTATGTCTACAGCCGCAGCACCCTGGAGCGGCATTTCAACGTCTTCGACCGGTCCTTCGAGAAGATCGACCACCTGGTCTGCTTTTCCGTGAAGTCGAACTCCAATACGGCGATCCTCCGGATCTTCGCCCGGGAAGGCGGCGGCGTGGACATCGTTTCGGGCGGAGAGCTGTACCGGGCCCTGCAGGCCGGTGTGGACCCCCGCAAGATCGTCTATTCCGGCGTCGGAAAGCGGGTCGACGAGATCGAGTTCGCCCTGGAGGCGGGCATCCTCCTGTTCAACGTCGAGTCTCTCCAGGAGCTCGAGGTCATCGACGCCTGTGCCGCGCGCATGGGAAAGAAGGCGCCCATCGCCTTGCGGGTAAATCCCGACGTGGATCCCCAGACGCATCCGTACATCTCCACGGGCCTCAAGGAGAACAAGTTCGGCATCAACGTGGAGCGGTCGCTCCAGGCATACCGGCAGGCCCGGAGCCTGCCCAGCGTGGAAATCCAGGGGGTCAGCTGCCACATCGGATCCCAGCTCACGAAGATCTCTCCCTTCGTGGACGCCCTGAAGCGCCTGAAGCGGCTGGTGAGCCTCCTGCGGAAGGAGGGCATCCGGATCCGCTACCTGGATCTGGGCGGGGGCCTGGGGATCACCTACCGGGAGGAGGAGCCGCCCCACCCGTCGGAGTACGCCCGGGCCGTCATGAAGGCCGCGAAAGACCTGGATGTCACCTTCATCTTCGAGCCGGGCCGCGTGATCGTGGGAAACGCGGGAATCCTTCTGACGAAGGTCCTGTATACCAAGACGAACGAAGACAAGCGGTTCATTGTGGTGGACGCGGGGATGAACGACCTGATCCGGCCCAGCCTGTATTCGTCATACCACGGAATCCAGCCGGTGCTGAAAAGCCATCGGGAGACCGTGACGGCGGACGTGGTCGGTCCCATCTGCGAGTCCGGGGATTATCTGGCAAAGGGGAGGGAACTGCCGCTGTTCGAGCGGAACGAGTTGATGGCCGTCATGAGCGCCGGCGCCTACGGGTTCACCATGTCGTCGAACTACAACTCGCGGCCCCGGGCGGCGGAGGTTCTCGTGGACGGAAGTCGGTTCTCCGTGATCCGCCGACGGGAGACGTACCGGGACCTCGTGCGGGGGGAACGGATGCCGGAGTTCCTTACGGATTGA